One Triticum dicoccoides isolate Atlit2015 ecotype Zavitan chromosome 5B, WEW_v2.0, whole genome shotgun sequence genomic window carries:
- the LOC119311545 gene encoding chlorophyllase-2-like yields MAAMATTVFQAGPMEVDVKHVDKSMIPNLAKPLMVVTPKEAGAYPVIVFLHGWNMVNSWYEQLLTHVASHGFIAVAPQLYWMVAEPDADDIDATKRITNWLADHDKGLAYILKDVFKLEHVEPDLTKLALAGHSRGGQTAFAVALGLGDTKTKLELKFSALIGVDPVAGVSRAQQLEPKVLTFEPDCLDVGMPVLVMGTGLGPKHIGGFPCAPAGVNHAEFYRECAPPRYHLVVKDYGHLDMLDDNVPYVINNCMCMRNQHDTKDLARRTMGGAMVAFLRAKLRIDARDLIAIYRNPELAPALLDQVDEFLPCLVGRPDPSSV; encoded by the exons ATGGCTGCAATGGCGACGACGGTGTTCCAGGCGGGGCCAATGGAGGTGGATGTGAAGCACGTGGACAAGAGCATGATCCCGAACCTGGCCAAACCGTTGATGGTGGTGACGCCCAAGGAGGCCGGCGCGTACCCCGTCATCGTCTTCCTGCACGGCTGGAACATGGTCAACAGCTGGTACGAGCAGCTCCTCACACACGTCGCCTCCCATGGTTTCATCGCCGTCGCACCACAG CTCTACTGGATGGTGGCCGAGCCCGATGCAGACGACATAGACGCCACAAAGCGAATCACCAACTGGCTCGCAGATCATGACAAGGGGCTCGCCTACATCCTCAAAGACGTGTTCAAACTTGAGCATGTCGAGCCTGACCTGACCAAGCTGGCTCTAGCCGGCCATAGCCGAGGCGGCCAGACGGCCTTCGCCGTCGCCCTGGGACTAGGGGACACCAAGACCAAGCTGGAGCTCAAATTCTCCGCCCTCATCGGCGTCGACCCCGTGGCCGGGGTTTCGAGAGCCCAACAGCTGGAGCCCAAGGTCCTCACATTTGAACCTGACTGTCTCGACGTGGGCATGCCGGTGCTGGTCATGGGGACCGGGCTGGGTCCCAAGCACATCGGCGGATTTCCCTGCGCCCCGGCGGGCGTGAACCATGCCGAATTCTACAGGGAGTGCGCGCCGCCTCGCTACCACCTCGTGGTGAAGGACTACGGGCATCTCGACATGCTGGATGACAATGTGCCGTACGTCATCAACAACTGCATGTGCATGAGGAACCAACACGACACCAAAGACCTTGCTAGGAGGACCATGGGAGGAGCCATGGTTGCCTTCCTCAGGGCTAAATTGCGAATCGATGCTCGTGATCTGATCGCCATATATCGTAATCCTGAGCTCGCGCCGGCCCTCCTGGACCAAGTTGATGAGTTTCTTCCTTGCTTGGTTGGACGGCCAGATCCGTCGTCTGTGTGA